The following are from one region of the Nicotiana tabacum cultivar K326 chromosome 3, ASM71507v2, whole genome shotgun sequence genome:
- the LOC107765889 gene encoding F-box protein At5g49610-like isoform X2, giving the protein MSVERAIMDRGKRPGRSLAARNNQIYMDLKDIVREHALPFLPAKSLFRFTTVCRDWRLQISSPFFAHNQSLSCRSTSGLFLQTPGGSPSLLPIGANFCGVPDPFLRFLPEPVDIRSSSNGLLCCQGHGADKAYYICNPVTQQWKKLPKSNANHGSDPAVVLLFDPSLLNFVVEYKIICAFPSTDFGEATEFEIYSSKEGSWEIAGEICFGARRVIPKSGVHVNGVVYWMTTGSILAFDLTKERSQLLQDYVARGILGAFSGKLCKANVSGNSIIVYVLANAHSNTMQMGSNTRMWSEKQRIVLDSKIVGDVARDYSVLHVDGDLMVVHSRERVYSYDFKSRATEVMSNVSDIYNMRCLPYVNNLVSL; this is encoded by the exons ATGTCAG TGGAGCGTGCAATAATGGATCGTGGAAAAAGGCCAGGCCGGTCGCTTGCTGCACGGAATAATCAGATTTATATGGATCTTAAGGACATTGTCAGGGAACATGCCCTTCCCTTCCTGCCTGCCAAATCACTTTTCAGATTCACCACTGTTTGTAGGGACTGGAGACTCCAGATTTCCTCTCCATTTTTCGCCCACAATCAGTCACTTTCCTGTCGCAGTACATCAGGCCTCTTTCTCCAGACTCCTGGTGGTTCTCCTTCTCTCTTACCCATCGGCGCAAACTTTTGTGGGGTTCCAGATCCATTCCTTAGGTTTTTGCCTGAGCCTGTCGACATCAGGTCCTCCTCTAATGGACTGCTTTGCTGCCAAGGTCATGGAGCTGACAAGGCCTATTACATATGTAATCCCGTTACTCAGCAGTGGAAGAAACTTCCAAAATCAAATGCTAATCATGGATCAGATCCAGCAGTTGTGCTCTTATTTGATCCATCGTTGCTCAACTTTGTCGTAGAGTACAAAATTATCTGTGCATTTCCATCCACAGATTTTGGTGAGGCAACTGAGTTTGAAATATATTCCTCCAAAGAGGGTTCCTGGGAAATTGCCGGTGAGATCTGTTTTGGAGCTAGGAGGGTTATACCAAAATCGGGGGTTCATGTTAATGGTGTTGTTTACTGGATGACAACTGGTAGTATTCTTGCTTTTGATCTAACCAAAGAGAGGTCACAGCTCCTTCAAGACTATGTCGCTCGTGGGATTTTGGGGGCTTTTAGTGGAAAGCTCTGTAAGGCTAATGTCTCTGGTAATTCAATCATTGTATACGTTTTGGCTAATGCCCATTCAAATACGATGCAAATGGGAAGCAATACCAGAATGTGGTCAGAGAAACAGCGGATTGTTCTTGACAGTAAAATTGTTGGGGATGTAGCAAGGGACTACTCGGTCTTACATGTTGATGGTGATTTAATGGTGGTTCATAGCAGGGAAAGAGTGTATTCATATGACTTCAAGTCCCGTGCAACAGAAGTTATGAGCAATGTATCCGACATTTATAATATGCGATGCTTGCCCTATGTGAACAACCTAGTCTCTCTCTAA
- the LOC107765889 gene encoding F-box protein At5g49610-like isoform X3, with protein sequence MDRGKRPGRSLAARNNQIYMDLKDIVREHALPFLPAKSLFRFTTVCRDWRLQISSPFFAHNQSLSCRSTSGLFLQTPGGSPSLLPIGANFCGVPDPFLRFLPEPVDIRSSSNGLLCCQGHGADKAYYICNPVTQQWKKLPKSNANHGSDPAVVLLFDPSLLNFVVEYKIICAFPSTDFGEATEFEIYSSKEGSWEIAGEICFGARRVIPKSGVHVNGVVYWMTTGSILAFDLTKERSQLLQDYVARGILGAFSGKLCKANVSGNSIIVYVLANAHSNTMQMGSNTRMWSEKQRIVLDSKIVGDVARDYSVLHVDGDLMVVHSRERVYSYDFKSRATEVMSNVSDIYNMRCLPYVNNLVSL encoded by the coding sequence ATGGATCGTGGAAAAAGGCCAGGCCGGTCGCTTGCTGCACGGAATAATCAGATTTATATGGATCTTAAGGACATTGTCAGGGAACATGCCCTTCCCTTCCTGCCTGCCAAATCACTTTTCAGATTCACCACTGTTTGTAGGGACTGGAGACTCCAGATTTCCTCTCCATTTTTCGCCCACAATCAGTCACTTTCCTGTCGCAGTACATCAGGCCTCTTTCTCCAGACTCCTGGTGGTTCTCCTTCTCTCTTACCCATCGGCGCAAACTTTTGTGGGGTTCCAGATCCATTCCTTAGGTTTTTGCCTGAGCCTGTCGACATCAGGTCCTCCTCTAATGGACTGCTTTGCTGCCAAGGTCATGGAGCTGACAAGGCCTATTACATATGTAATCCCGTTACTCAGCAGTGGAAGAAACTTCCAAAATCAAATGCTAATCATGGATCAGATCCAGCAGTTGTGCTCTTATTTGATCCATCGTTGCTCAACTTTGTCGTAGAGTACAAAATTATCTGTGCATTTCCATCCACAGATTTTGGTGAGGCAACTGAGTTTGAAATATATTCCTCCAAAGAGGGTTCCTGGGAAATTGCCGGTGAGATCTGTTTTGGAGCTAGGAGGGTTATACCAAAATCGGGGGTTCATGTTAATGGTGTTGTTTACTGGATGACAACTGGTAGTATTCTTGCTTTTGATCTAACCAAAGAGAGGTCACAGCTCCTTCAAGACTATGTCGCTCGTGGGATTTTGGGGGCTTTTAGTGGAAAGCTCTGTAAGGCTAATGTCTCTGGTAATTCAATCATTGTATACGTTTTGGCTAATGCCCATTCAAATACGATGCAAATGGGAAGCAATACCAGAATGTGGTCAGAGAAACAGCGGATTGTTCTTGACAGTAAAATTGTTGGGGATGTAGCAAGGGACTACTCGGTCTTACATGTTGATGGTGATTTAATGGTGGTTCATAGCAGGGAAAGAGTGTATTCATATGACTTCAAGTCCCGTGCAACAGAAGTTATGAGCAATGTATCCGACATTTATAATATGCGATGCTTGCCCTATGTGAACAACCTAGTCTCTCTCTAA
- the LOC107765889 gene encoding F-box protein At5g49610-like isoform X1, whose amino-acid sequence MIIQLFAQLERAIMDRGKRPGRSLAARNNQIYMDLKDIVREHALPFLPAKSLFRFTTVCRDWRLQISSPFFAHNQSLSCRSTSGLFLQTPGGSPSLLPIGANFCGVPDPFLRFLPEPVDIRSSSNGLLCCQGHGADKAYYICNPVTQQWKKLPKSNANHGSDPAVVLLFDPSLLNFVVEYKIICAFPSTDFGEATEFEIYSSKEGSWEIAGEICFGARRVIPKSGVHVNGVVYWMTTGSILAFDLTKERSQLLQDYVARGILGAFSGKLCKANVSGNSIIVYVLANAHSNTMQMGSNTRMWSEKQRIVLDSKIVGDVARDYSVLHVDGDLMVVHSRERVYSYDFKSRATEVMSNVSDIYNMRCLPYVNNLVSL is encoded by the exons ATGATCATTCAACTGTTCGCTCAAT TGGAGCGTGCAATAATGGATCGTGGAAAAAGGCCAGGCCGGTCGCTTGCTGCACGGAATAATCAGATTTATATGGATCTTAAGGACATTGTCAGGGAACATGCCCTTCCCTTCCTGCCTGCCAAATCACTTTTCAGATTCACCACTGTTTGTAGGGACTGGAGACTCCAGATTTCCTCTCCATTTTTCGCCCACAATCAGTCACTTTCCTGTCGCAGTACATCAGGCCTCTTTCTCCAGACTCCTGGTGGTTCTCCTTCTCTCTTACCCATCGGCGCAAACTTTTGTGGGGTTCCAGATCCATTCCTTAGGTTTTTGCCTGAGCCTGTCGACATCAGGTCCTCCTCTAATGGACTGCTTTGCTGCCAAGGTCATGGAGCTGACAAGGCCTATTACATATGTAATCCCGTTACTCAGCAGTGGAAGAAACTTCCAAAATCAAATGCTAATCATGGATCAGATCCAGCAGTTGTGCTCTTATTTGATCCATCGTTGCTCAACTTTGTCGTAGAGTACAAAATTATCTGTGCATTTCCATCCACAGATTTTGGTGAGGCAACTGAGTTTGAAATATATTCCTCCAAAGAGGGTTCCTGGGAAATTGCCGGTGAGATCTGTTTTGGAGCTAGGAGGGTTATACCAAAATCGGGGGTTCATGTTAATGGTGTTGTTTACTGGATGACAACTGGTAGTATTCTTGCTTTTGATCTAACCAAAGAGAGGTCACAGCTCCTTCAAGACTATGTCGCTCGTGGGATTTTGGGGGCTTTTAGTGGAAAGCTCTGTAAGGCTAATGTCTCTGGTAATTCAATCATTGTATACGTTTTGGCTAATGCCCATTCAAATACGATGCAAATGGGAAGCAATACCAGAATGTGGTCAGAGAAACAGCGGATTGTTCTTGACAGTAAAATTGTTGGGGATGTAGCAAGGGACTACTCGGTCTTACATGTTGATGGTGATTTAATGGTGGTTCATAGCAGGGAAAGAGTGTATTCATATGACTTCAAGTCCCGTGCAACAGAAGTTATGAGCAATGTATCCGACATTTATAATATGCGATGCTTGCCCTATGTGAACAACCTAGTCTCTCTCTAA
- the LOC107765888 gene encoding plant-specific TFIIB-related protein 1, whose translation MRCPYCSAEQGRCTTSTSGRPITECTSCGRVVEERLTQSHHLFHTRAQDSPLCLATSDLPTLPISTTNDDEDPFEPTGFITAFSTWSLEPYPVFAQSSISFAGHLAELERVLETTSSSSSSSSTSSVVVENLRAYLQIIDVASILRLDYDISDHAFQLFRDCSSATCLRNRSVEALATAALVHAIREAQEPRTLQEISVAANLPQKEIGKYIKILGEALQLSQPINSNSISVHMPRFCTLLQLNKSAQELATHIGEVIINKCFCTRRNPISISAAAIYLACQLEDKRKTQAEICKVTGLTEVTLRKVYKELLENWDDLLPSSYKPVVPPEKAFPTATIATGRSSTPRVDLVEGTSSERDKPAKLGDSLDISPQIRGMEDPHSKDNVHTTQISWPPPFWKAQVPVESGVTTATEKSQSATQEMEIDLLFKSQEDAPLHQ comes from the exons ATGCGGTGTCCGTACTGCTCGGCGGAGCAAGGGCGGTGCACCACCAGCACCAGCGGCAGACCGATAACCGAGTGCACATCCTGCGGCCGTGTAGTGGAGGAGCGATTAACTCAATCCCACCATCTTTTCCACACCCGTGCCCAAGATTCCCCTCTGTGCCTCGCCACTTCCGACCTCCCTACTCTTCCCATCTCCACCACTAACGACGATGAAGACCCATTTGAGCCAACAGGTTTCATCACAGCTTTCTCCACTTGGTCTCTCGAACCCTACCCAGTATTTGCCCAATCCTCCATTTCTTTCGCCGGTCACCTTGCTGAGCTCGAACGAGTActtgaaacgacgtcgtcttCCTCCTCCAGTTCGTCTACGTCATCCGTTGTTGTGGAAAATCTTAGGGCTTATTTGCAGATTATTGACGTGGCTTCTATTCTGCGGTTGGATTATGATATTTCGGACCACGCGTTTCAGCTCTTCAGAGATTGTTCGTCGGCGACGTGCTTAAGGAATCGAAGCGTTGAGGCGCTTGCTACTGCTGCTCTAGTTCACGCTATCAGGGAAGCCCAAGAGCCAAGAACTCTTCAG GAAATATCGGTTGCAGCAAATTTACCTCAGAAGGAAATTGGGAAGTACATAAAGATACTTGGAGAAGCTTTACAACTCAGTCAACCTATCAACAGTAATTCTATATCAGTCCATATGCCAAGGTTTTGTACACTTCTTCAGCTGAATAAATCTGCTCAG GAGCTGGCAACTCACATTGGTGAGGTAATCATCAATAAATGCTTTTGCACACGAAGGAATCCTATTAGCATCTCCGCTGCTGCTATATATTTGGCCTGTCAACTGGAAGACAAGCGGAAAACCCAGGCTGAAATATGTAAAGTGACTGGACTCACTGAGGTTACTCTTCGTAAGGTTTACAAGGAGCTTTTGGAGAACTGGGATGATCTCCTACCATCAAGCTATAAACCTGTCGTTCCACCAGAGAAGGCTTTTCCTACAGCTACCATTGCTACAGGCCGTTCATCGACACCtagagttgatttagttgaaGGAACTTCGTCTGAGAGGGACAAGCCTGCTAAACTAGGCGATTCATTAGATATATCCCCCCAGATCAGAGGCATGGAGGACCCCCATAGCAAAGATAATGTCCATACAACTCAAATATCTTGGCCACCACCATTTTGGAAGGCTCAAGTTCCTGTTGAAAGTGGCGTTACAACAGCTACAGAGAAGAGTCAAAGTGCTACTCAAGAAATGGAGATCGATTTATTATTCAAGTCTCAGGAAGATGCACCATTGCATCAGTAG